The following nucleotide sequence is from Candidatus Aminicenantes bacterium.
CCCGGCCGCAGAACGCGGAAGGACTCGCCGATGACCCGGCGCAGGTAGTCGGGCTCGAAATGCTCGATGACTTGGGAGGAAAAAATCCCGTCCAGGGACGCCGCGGGGCGGTTTTTCAGAAAAGCCAGGGCATCCTCTTTGTGGCATTCCAGCCCTTTTTCTCCGGCTATTTCGAGCATGGAATCGGACAGATCGATGCCCACTCCCTTGTGCCCGGCGGCGGCGAGCAACTCCAGAAATTCGCCGCGGCCGCAGCCGATGTCGAGTATCTCGCGGCGTCCGGCGAACAGGGGCAGGTATTTTCGCAGCCGCTGTTCGATGCTCTCGCGGCTGCCGCGGAAGCGCTGCTCGAAATCGGCGTACTGCAGCGGCGACAGCTGCTCCTTGACGGCGCGGATCTCGCCGGCGGCCAGGAAGCCCTGGCTCGTCGCGGCGGTCCTGTCGTTGAGCGCATCGAGCAGGCGGTCCAGCCGGTTTTCCAGCTGGGCGAAATGGACGAGCAGGGTTTTCAGGTTGGAATACTCCGCCTCGAGCTTTTCGATTTTCCATTGCAGCGACTTGAAAACCGTGGTCGAATGGTTGTTGGCATAGGCGTCCCACTCCTTGTCCTGGGCGGTGATGTAGGCTCCCAGGCAGGCATGGAGCTGCTGCAGCTTGGCGCGGATCTCAGGGCGTTTTTTCCTGACCAGGCCCAGCGTTTCGATGGCGCCGGCCAGCTCGTCCAGGCTTGTTTTCAGCTCATTCTGGCGGTGCTTGCGCTGTTCGACGAGTTCTTCAATTACCCTTCTCATCCTTGGGTTTTTTTTCCTCTTCCGCTTCCGTTCCCTTGACGGCGTTCTTGAAATTCTTGATGCCCTGTCCCAGCCCCTTGCCCAGTTCGGGGAGTTTCTTGCCGCCGAAGAGCAGGGCGATGACGACGATAATCAGCAGTATTTCCCAGATGCCAAGACTTCCAAACATGGTGGTCTCCTTTGCCTGCATTATATGTGTTAACGCCGCTCCCGTCAAGCAAGAACGGACCGCATGAAGGATTAAAAAATAAACAGATTGTAGGGGTTCAATACAAGATCAATTGAGCTCATATTGAACCCCTAAAGGAGGACACGATGAGCGAAGTGAATCCGGAGGCGCGGCGCATTCCCTATTTCAAGAATGACCCGCTGATCGTGCTGCTGTTGGGATTTGTCACCTGCGGCCTCTACCTGATCTACTGGAACATCAAGATGGCCGAAGTGATCAACGCCGTGGTCGAAAGGGAGGTGATCAGCCCGCTGATCGCCATCTTTTCCGGCTGCTGTTTCCCGGTCAACCTGTATTTCTATTA
It contains:
- a CDS encoding twin-arginine translocase TatA/TatE family subunit, producing the protein MFGSLGIWEILLIIVVIALLFGGKKLPELGKGLGQGIKNFKNAVKGTEAEEEKKPKDEKGN
- a CDS encoding class I SAM-dependent methyltransferase, whose amino-acid sequence is MRRVIEELVEQRKHRQNELKTSLDELAGAIETLGLVRKKRPEIRAKLQQLHACLGAYITAQDKEWDAYANNHSTTVFKSLQWKIEKLEAEYSNLKTLLVHFAQLENRLDRLLDALNDRTAATSQGFLAAGEIRAVKEQLSPLQYADFEQRFRGSRESIEQRLRKYLPLFAGRREILDIGCGRGEFLELLAAAGHKGVGIDLSDSMLEIAGEKGLECHKEDALAFLKNRPAASLDGIFSSQVIEHFEPDYLRRVIGESFRVLRPG
- a CDS encoding DUF4234 domain-containing protein, whose amino-acid sequence is MSEVNPEARRIPYFKNDPLIVLLLGFVTCGLYLIYWNIKMAEVINAVVEREVISPLIAIFSGCCFPVNLYFYYLVGQNLEVIGRKVNNPTLQDQSVLLIVLGFFAPMVSAMIIQGEINKLYN